Part of the bacterium genome, ATACTTCGGCATCCCCCGCTGTTAAGCCGGTACCAGCGTATAGGTTGCCGCCAAAAAAGTTCAATCTCGTAACATACTCATAGGTCGAGTTGGCCCAGCTACTATTCACTCCATCACCACCAATCAGGGTCCAGCTAGTTCCATTATATCGCCAGACCTCGCTATCACCGGTAGAGCTACCGAGTCCTGCATACAGATTTGTGCCATCACTTGCTAACACATGTACTCGTTCGTAAGTAGAGGCTGCCCAGCTACTGTTGAGTGCATCACCGCCAATTTGTGTCCACGACGTGCCACCGTCATAACGCCAGACGTCAGCATCTCCCGCACTTTCACCAGCTCCAACATATAGCGTACCGGCATGTACGGCCATACTCCTGACTGTCTCATGGTTGATTGTTATGCCAGTAGTATTTTGGGCTGCTGCAGTATCACCTCCAATTTTAGACCATGAGTTGCAGTTGCTAGCGAGTGAACAGGTCCAAATTTCGGCGTCTGCGGTCGAAGCCCCCAGTCCAGCGTACAGATTATCGCCATTTACAGCCAAACTATACACGCCCTCATAGGTAAAGTTACTCCAACTACCATTTAAGCCATCGCCACCAATCCTTGTCCAGGTAGAACCACTACGTCGCCACACATCGGCCGCACCAGCAATATAGTTGGTGCCAACAATTAAGTCGCCATTATATAGGGCTTGTGCTTCGATGTAGTATGCCTCGGCATTCCAGCTACCATTTTGTCCACGACTATTAGCAATCTGGGTCCAGCTAGTTTCTGAGTTGTTGGCAATTTCGTAGTTGAGCTTGCCCGTAGTACGATCCAGAAACATCTTGGATGAACCTTTGTCAAAGATAGTTTGATTGCTCGTAGCCGAAGTATCGAACGTTGCACTTGGCTTAATCCACCCCTCTATGGTTTGTTGCGAACCGAGCGACATTGAAGCACTATCGGGCACCGTAATATGTTGTGTCGTACCATTTAGCGTCAAGCTGTTATTCAGATTGCCAGTACCCCACGAGGGCGATCCTGTAGTCGTACCGTTATTGCCGTTGGACGAGCTATCGGCTACTGAAGTACCTGAGGTTTCATTAAGTTTGAACAAGGCAGCCGTGTTGGCATCGTTTGTGTATTCTTGGGCCTTAAGGCGTACGCTGTTGCCATCAAATTCAACGCCCGAATCAATCGTATATTCGCTTTGATTTGAGAAATCCCAATAATTCGATAGGTCTGCCGCAAAAGCGGCCCTGATCACACTAAAGAAAATCAATGCGACCCAGAAAATATACACGACCACAACCGCAACGTGCGTATGCTTATGCCATCGCCACTCATGCCATTTCTTATACCACGAAATCCTGTTCACCAGATGTGTATGAACAGGGACGATCGACTTCTCACGCAGACGCACAGCATGCCCGGCGGTCTTCCGAGCTCCATGCGTGATTGCAGTAGCAGTCCTCACGAGATGTTGCTTCACTCGCTTCACAATAATTCCCACATGTGTACCTCTATTATAGACAGATTTTTAGATCAGCATAAGGGTTTTATAGCAAGAAAAACGCAATAATTTATAGCTTGCGGCTATCGTACGCCCAGTGGAGTAGCGCCTGGCGTTGGCGTGCGTGACAGTTGAGATCACCCGGCTGGCAAGCACGCTTGATTTGTGCCACATGTCGACGCATTGCTTTCCGGCGCTTGATCTGCCGCCGGTCTTCTTCAGGAATGCGTCGCCCTTGATAATAGCGACAGTACCATTGAAACCAACCGCGGGGGTCTTCTGCGTTGATCCATCCCTTAGCTCGCCAGACAAGACAGCGGCTGGCGCGCGTTGACCTTGAAATAGTTGAGCTCGGGATCATGGCGCTCGTGGCAAAGCCCAGCGCCCTCATACCAATCGTCAGGAAATTCATTCTGACAAGCCTATCTACGGACTAACGGTGAGCAGCTCCTGGCTTACCATACTGCGCTTCCCTTCGCTCTCAACGTATGTCTGTATCAACCAACTGCCCGAGCTCATGCCCACTGCTGAAGCATTCCAATAGAGGTTGTAATCTGGGGGGGCGCCAACACCGTCATCAAGCCACGCCACCGCATTATCTGTCGTACGGATTGCCCGCACCCGACATACGGCATTGGGAACAGGCGAGACGCAAGTGGAGTTCAGTTCTGGTCGCGTGTGCCCAGATATAGCTGCGAGACTTACTTGGCGCGTACTGAGCGGTTGACCAGATGGAGCCGTGTAGGAAACTGATTTCAGTGCTTCATACATGTTCAAGCGACCATAGCCATAGCGAGTCGTAAACGACTGACCACTCATTCCAGCGACTTTTGTGGCGGTTGCGGTCAAAGCGGACTTCACTTGTGTCGGCGTCAATGTTGTGTTTTGAGCAAGTAACAATGCTGCGGCACCCGCCACAATTGGTGACGAAAATGACGTACCGGCGCTTCCGCATGTATACCGAGTGGTCTGATTAGCCGAGGACCAACTCGTCGAACAGATCGAGGTGCCAGGAGCCACCAAGGCCAGATTTGAGCCATAGTTTGAAAAGCTCGCGCGCACATCCGCAGTGTCAGTTGCCCCGACAGCTATCACGGTTGGATAATTCGCTGGATAAGAAAGTGTGCCCTCGTTTTCATTGCCGGCTGCAGCTACCACGACCACACCCTGTTCATGCGCGTATTCTATCTGCTCAGCTACCAGAGGGTCATCACCATCAGAACCAAGACTGAGATTGATCACCTGCGCGCCATGTGTCACCGCATAGTGAATGGCTAGTGCAACCGATACGGTATCGCCTTCACCTAAGTCAGTCAGTGCCTGCAACGGAAGGATCTTGGTGTGCCAACTCATTCCAGCAACGCCCTGCGCATTGCTTGATTCGGCGGCAATCAAGCCTGACACGAGCGTGCCATGAGTAGTTGCCGAGTCTAGAGGATCCGTCTCCCCTGTCTGCACGTTATTGTCGATGTTCGCAAAATCCCAGCCGAGTCGATTGTCTACATAGCCATCCGCATCATCATCGATATTATTACAGGACTTATCAAGCGACAGCGCCCGGCTGGTGCAATTTGGCTCCGCGCCCTCCGATTCGGTAACTCCCGACTCGCCATCGTTCACATACCACGCGTCATCAAGGTCTTGATGCTCGAGAGCAAAGCCAGTATCGATCACTGCAACCGTGACTGAACTATCGCCCACTGTGTTATCCCAAGTGGCTGGAGCATGTACTTTCGCGAAGTGCCATTGCGAGCTATAAAACGTGTCGTTTGGCGTAAGCAGTACACGATATCGCTGCGAATTATAGACCTTCGATCCTTCAGTCTGATCTGTCGAGGCGCTCACTCGATACACTCCGAGTGCGCTAATATACTCGAGTTGTTCAGGCTGTAATCGATTATGCGCAATGAACACATCTTTAGCTCGATCGCTCTCAAAACGAACCAACTTCGAAGTAGTGGTCGTACCACCTTGCGACTGCGACACATCGGGTGACTGTAAGCTTTCGGGCGTGGTTGGATGCTGTTCGGACTGCGGTTGTTTGTCTGGGTCGGGTCGCTGTTGCGGCTCTGAATCAGTGGAAAGATTAGGATGCAATCTTGCAAATTGAGAAACGCGCCAACTCCCGACGATTGCCGCAGTGGCCGCAAGGACAATAATTACTATAAGTATTTTTGTTTGTTTTTTCATAGTGCCTAAGCGTATACTTCTTACGCTCAAGGATATACTAACCTGATGTCAATTTCAATGCATGACCGATGACAAGCTAGGAATAATATGTAATTATGACGACTTCGCACCCTACCTATGAGATGGAGCTGATCGTGATCATACTCGAGCGCATCTTCCATCAAGAATGGTCTGTCCTCGCACCCACCTGGAGCGCGTTGATTGGCCTCGGGCGGGGACTCCTCGTCACTCAGGTGACATGCATCACACCACGCTCGGCCTACTTCGCGGCATGGCGCATGGCTCATACAAGCTTCACCCTGTGCTCAACGTCGCATTTCGCCTCGTTCTCCGGCTTGCCGTTGGCATCAAGTGGTGGGCGTGGTGCCGTGTGCACCAGTATCACCATATGCATACCGAGACTGCCGAAGACGGTC contains:
- a CDS encoding S8 family serine peptidase, with the translated sequence MKKQTKILIVIIVLAATAAIVGSWRVSQFARLHPNLSTDSEPQQRPDPDKQPQSEQHPTTPESLQSPDVSQSQGGTTTTSKLVRFESDRAKDVFIAHNRLQPEQLEYISALGVYRVSASTDQTEGSKVYNSQRYRVLLTPNDTFYSSQWHFAKVHAPATWDNTVGDSSVTVAVIDTGFALEHQDLDDAWYVNDGESGVTESEGAEPNCTSRALSLDKSCNNIDDDADGYVDNRLGWDFANIDNNVQTGETDPLDSATTHGTLVSGLIAAESSNAQGVAGMSWHTKILPLQALTDLGEGDTVSVALAIHYAVTHGAQVINLSLGSDGDDPLVAEQIEYAHEQGVVVVAAAGNENEGTLSYPANYPTVIAVGATDTADVRASFSNYGSNLALVAPGTSICSTSWSSANQTTRYTCGSAGTSFSSPIVAGAAALLLAQNTTLTPTQVKSALTATATKVAGMSGQSFTTRYGYGRLNMYEALKSVSYTAPSGQPLSTRQVSLAAISGHTRPELNSTCVSPVPNAVCRVRAIRTTDNAVAWLDDGVGAPPDYNLYWNASAVGMSSGSWLIQTYVESEGKRSMVSQELLTVSP